The following proteins come from a genomic window of Montipora foliosa isolate CH-2021 chromosome 2, ASM3666993v2, whole genome shotgun sequence:
- the LOC137992056 gene encoding DET1- and DDB1-associated protein 1-like, giving the protein MGDLLKELPSFNQKNFSKYSADAGTKPSNRRPVVYLPTREDGTNEQLIVTDKGNILLRYLHRQWEVKSAQCGKKRDIEGADLAESSEPSRKAKRLDHEDYSPPD; this is encoded by the exons ATG GGGGACCTTTTGAAGGAATTACCATCATTCAATCAAAAgaacttttcaaaatattctgCCGATGCGGGTACCAAGCCCTCG AATCGTAGACCTGTCGTTTATTTACCAACGAGAGAAGATGGAACAAATGAACAAC TTATCGTCACTGACAAAGGAAACATTCTATTGAGATATCTTCACCGGCAGTGGGAAGTAAAA AGTGCTCAGTGCGGTAAAAAACGTGACATTGAAGGTGCAGACCTTGCAGAAAGCTCAGAACCATCAAGAAAGGCAAAGCGACTAGATCATGAAGACTATAGCCCCCCAGACTGA